The Acidiferrobacter thiooxydans sequence GCTCGGCCCCCTGCTTGACGGCCTCAAGGCCTTCGGGGAGGTGCTCGGCGCGGCCCGGGCCACGGAGCAACCCCCGCCACCGAACGAACCGCTCCTATGACCGGCGGTGCGCCGTCAGGACGAGGCAGCTAGAGCCATCCGCGCTCCTTGAATGAAACGATGTGCCCGTCGCCGATCACCAGGTGATCGACGACGCGCACACCGATGAGGGCCAATGCCTCGGTCAGACGAGTCGTGAGATCGCGGTCGGCAAGGCTTGGCTCGGCAAGGCCGGAGGGGTGGTTGTGCACGAGGATGGTGGCGGCGGCATTATGAAAAAGCGCGCGCTTGACCACCTCACGCGGATACACGACCGCCGCGTCAATCGTCCCCTCGAACAGGATCTCCTCCACAAGCAGGCGGTGACGCACATCGAGAAAAAGGCAGGCAAAGACCTCGCGCGGCCGGTCTCGGAAGGCGGCGGTCAGGTAGCGGCGCGTGACAAGCGATGACGACAACACAGTTTCGCGCCGCAGACTCTCCCCGAGATGGCGCCGCCCCATCTCCAGGACCGCCCGCACCACCGCGTACTTCGCAGGCCCAAGGCCCGGCGCCTCGCAAAACAGCCGTTGTTCGACCGTCAAAAGGCCGCGCAACCCCCCGAAACGCGCCAATAGCCACCGCGCAAGGTCCACGGCGGTCTTGCCGCTCACCCCGGTTCTCAGGACAATGGCCAATAGCTCGGCGTCCGACAGGGCCTCCGGGCCATGTTGCAATAGCCGCTCGCGCGGACGCTCGTCTACCGGCCAACCGGAAATGGTCATAAGGGCTCCTTGCCGTTACGATAGCAGCAGACCGCAAGAAAGGCTGTCCGGGAAATCACCGGCTACGAAAAGGATTGGGAAACGGCATGCAGGACATGTCCCCGCTGCGGGGCCGCCATGTGGTATTGGGCATTACCGGCGGCGTCGCCGCCTACAAGACCCCGGAACTCGTGCGCCGCCTGCGCACGGCGGAGGCCACGGTGCGCGTCGTGCTGTCACGCAGCGCCCGGCAATTCGTGGCCGCCGGGGCCCTGGCCGCGGTCGGCGCCGACGTCGTCGAAGACCACGGGCTGGGTATGGTCCATATCGACTTGGCACGCTGGGCCGATGTCGTCGTGATCGCGCCGGCCACCGCGCACGCGCTGTCGCGGCTCGCGGCTGGGGCCGCAGACGACCTTCTCACCACCGTTTGTCTGGCCACCGAGGCCCCGCTCTGCGTGGCCCCAGCGATGAATCGCGTCATGTGGATGAACCCCGCGACACGCGCCAACTGCGCAGTGCTCGAAGGGCGGGGCGTACGGTTCGTCGGCCCTGACGAGGGCGCCCAGGCGTGCGGGGACAATGGTCCAGGGCGCATGAGCGAACCCGGCGAGATCCTGGGGATGCTGGAGCGCCTGTGGGGCGCGGGGCCGTTGCACGGGATAAACACGGTCGTGACCGCAGGCCCCACCTACGAGGCCCTTGATCCGGCGCGCGGATTCACCAATCGCAGCTCCGGCAAGATGGGTTATGCGTTGGCCGCGGCGCTCGCCAATCAGGGCGCCGCCGTGACCCTGATCTCAGGCCCCACGGCGCTCCCGGCCCCTGCGGGGGTGCGTCGCATCGCGGTGACGAGCGCCCGCCAGATGCGCGATGCGGTATGGGCGTGCCGCGGGGCCATGGACCTGTTCGTGGCCGCCGCCGCGGTCGCCGACTACCGCCCGCAGACCGTGCTTGCCGATAAGCTCAAAAAAGACGCGGATACGCTGACGGTCACCCTGGTGCGCAACCCGGACATCCTAGCCGAGGTGGCGGCACTTACGCCCCGGCCGTTTACCGTGGGATTTGCCGCCGAGACCGGCGATGTGGAGACCAAGGCGCGCGCCAAACGCGCGCGTAAGGGGATCGACCTTATCGTCGCAAACCCCATCGACGAGGCCGGCGTAGGCTTTGCGGGGGATGATAATCGCGTGATCCTGATCGACAAGGATCACGCCGGGGCGTGGGCGGCTGCGCCCAAGACCGAAATCGCCCGCGCGCTTGTGCGCGAGATCATTAAACGCCTGCCTAGGACCGCATCCCCATGACCGCACCCGTCATCGACCTGAAGATACTCGATCCCCGATACGGCGATGAGTTCCCGCTGCCCGCCTACGCCACCGCCGGTTCCGCGGCCGTGGACCTACGGGCCTGCGTGCCTGAACCCTTTACGCTCGCGCCCTCGGACTGCCGGCTGGTGCCGGCCGGGCTTGCCCTCCATATCGCCGACCGCACGCTCGCCGCACTTGTCCTGCCGCGCTCGGGCCTCGGCCACAAGGGCCTTGTCCTCGGCAACACCGTGGGCCTGATCGACTCGGACTATCAAGGTGAGATCACATTATCGTGCTGGAACCGCGGCACCGAATCGTTCACGATCGCGCCAGGCGACCGCATCGCGCAACTTTTGATCGTGCCAGTCGTCACCGCGCATTTTCGTATCGTCGACCAGTTTTCAGAAACGACCGAACGCGGCGCCGCCGGATTCGGTCACTCGGGTGTTCGTTGACCATCCCGGCCATTACAGGAGAT is a genomic window containing:
- the radC gene encoding RadC family protein — its product is MTISGWPVDERPRERLLQHGPEALSDAELLAIVLRTGVSGKTAVDLARWLLARFGGLRGLLTVEQRLFCEAPGLGPAKYAVVRAVLEMGRRHLGESLRRETVLSSSLVTRRYLTAAFRDRPREVFACLFLDVRHRLLVEEILFEGTIDAAVVYPREVVKRALFHNAAATILVHNHPSGLAEPSLADRDLTTRLTEALALIGVRVVDHLVIGDGHIVSFKERGWL
- the dut gene encoding dUTP diphosphatase produces the protein MTAPVIDLKILDPRYGDEFPLPAYATAGSAAVDLRACVPEPFTLAPSDCRLVPAGLALHIADRTLAALVLPRSGLGHKGLVLGNTVGLIDSDYQGEITLSCWNRGTESFTIAPGDRIAQLLIVPVVTAHFRIVDQFSETTERGAAGFGHSGVR
- the coaBC gene encoding bifunctional phosphopantothenoylcysteine decarboxylase/phosphopantothenate--cysteine ligase CoaBC; amino-acid sequence: MSPLRGRHVVLGITGGVAAYKTPELVRRLRTAEATVRVVLSRSARQFVAAGALAAVGADVVEDHGLGMVHIDLARWADVVVIAPATAHALSRLAAGAADDLLTTVCLATEAPLCVAPAMNRVMWMNPATRANCAVLEGRGVRFVGPDEGAQACGDNGPGRMSEPGEILGMLERLWGAGPLHGINTVVTAGPTYEALDPARGFTNRSSGKMGYALAAALANQGAAVTLISGPTALPAPAGVRRIAVTSARQMRDAVWACRGAMDLFVAAAAVADYRPQTVLADKLKKDADTLTVTLVRNPDILAEVAALTPRPFTVGFAAETGDVETKARAKRARKGIDLIVANPIDEAGVGFAGDDNRVILIDKDHAGAWAAAPKTEIARALVREIIKRLPRTASP